A genomic region of Methanobacterium sp. SMA-27 contains the following coding sequences:
- a CDS encoding DUF61 family protein: MRHDNRGDRLIKKQILSLNKHLPRKRKFLDELLLEERPHVVGGDNSRHRFKRDELRRLSQIIEESEYHLLRLPIYIEIDSNASGSRISGRLENKVICNILKIKDCSSEIYLYRKDIKLLRKELPTTTQYVFLVR, encoded by the coding sequence ATGAGACATGATAACCGCGGAGATAGATTAATAAAAAAACAGATATTAAGCCTCAACAAGCATTTACCTCGCAAACGAAAGTTCCTTGATGAACTTCTCCTAGAAGAAAGACCACATGTTGTTGGAGGAGATAATAGCAGACATAGATTTAAAAGGGATGAACTTAGAAGATTATCTCAAATTATCGAAGAATCAGAATACCATCTACTGAGATTACCAATATACATTGAGATTGATTCAAATGCTTCGGGTTCCAGAATATCTGGAAGACTCGAAAACAAAGTAATATGCAATATACTAAAGATTAAAGACTGTAGCTCAGAGATATATTTGTACAGAAAAGACATCAAATTACTACGAAAAGAGCTCCCAACTACAACACAGTACGTATTTCTAGTGAGGTAA